The Deltaproteobacteria bacterium genomic sequence CAGCGGCACATACGGATCGCCGCCGTCGATCTGAAACGCGGCGGAATTCTTAACGCTCACCCGCGCGAAGCCCGTATGCAACGGCGGGTGGGCAAGCATCGCCACCGGCCCCCACGTGTCCTCGCCGTCGCCGTCCGTCGCGCGCACGAGGCCGGTGTACGAGCCCGTCTCGAGCGGGGCAAATCGCGCGCGAAATCCGCCGTCGCCCGACGCGGTCCACTTTTCCAAGTCGCCGTCCAGCGAGCGCTCGTAGGGTTCGAACCAGAACGCGGGCACGACGATCGTGTCGCCGCCGGGCGTCTCGAGTTCGAGATTCACCTCGATCTCATCGGGGTCGTAGGGATTCGCGTAGGCGTCGCCGAGCGTGATCGAAAATTCCACGCGGTCGTAGAGATCAAGCTCGATCGCCGCTGGAGAGACGTCTTCGATGGAAGCCGCGTGGGCCGTGCCCGCCAGCAATAACGCCAAGAGAATTCTAATGGGCCATTGGATTAATCGACGTCGATTGAGACGCTGGTCTGTCATTTCGAGTGAGGCTGCCCGGCCGAGTCGAGAAATCCCTTTGAATTGCGAACCGCGAAGGGATTCCTCCACTCCGCTTCGCTCCGGTCGGAATGACAGAATTCCGCGCCACGTGGACATTTCACACGCTCCGCTACAAGTTTGACCCGCCATCCGCCTGTTCCGGCTGCTTGGGAAACCACGGCACGAACGCGCTGGTGCGCCGGACGTAATCGTCATAGCCGGGCCGATTCGTACGCAGGTGCCCTTCGAGCATCGGTACGCCCGAAACGCGCACGAGCAGCACGGTGACGACGATCGGGCTGACGATCGTCCAGAATCCAAAGGGCGCGCTCGAACAAAGCAGCCACAGTCCCCACCAGATCAGGCACTCGCCGAAATAGTTGGGATGCCGCGACCAGCGCCACAAGCCCGTATCCAGCACGCGGCCGCGGTTCTCGGGCCTTGCGCGAAACTCCACGAGCTGTTGATCGGCGGTCATTTCGATGATGAGGCCCGCGGCGAAGACGAGCAGACCGGAACCGTCGACGACACCGAGCCGCGCCGGACCGTCGGCCGTCTGCACGACGAGGATCGGCAGCGCGATCACCCACATCAGCACGCCTTGAAGGACGAAAACGACAAACAGGCTCTTCCACCAGAAGGCGTCGCCGAATTTCGCGCGCATCGCGGCGTAGCGCGGGTCCTCGCCCCGACCCACCGAACGCAGCGCGATGTGCCACGCGAGGCGAAGCCCCCAGAAGCCGACGAGCATCAATACGAGAAAACGGCGCGGCGCGTAGCCGTGGGAGAGTACGTTGGCGATCGACGCGATCATGACGAAGCCGAGACCCCAGAACGTGTCGACGATGCTCGCGTCGCGACGGATCAGGCCGGCGATCCACACGCCGAACATGAGCGCGACGACGGACGCGGCGGTGGCCCCGGCAACGATCACGAGTTCCGTCATACGTTCGCCCCCCTCGAATTTTTGCGCGATT encodes the following:
- a CDS encoding DUF1295 domain-containing protein, with amino-acid sequence MTELVIVAGATAASVVALMFGVWIAGLIRRDASIVDTFWGLGFVMIASIANVLSHGYAPRRFLVLMLVGFWGLRLAWHIALRSVGRGEDPRYAAMRAKFGDAFWWKSLFVVFVLQGVLMWVIALPILVVQTADGPARLGVVDGSGLLVFAAGLIIEMTADQQLVEFRARPENRGRVLDTGLWRWSRHPNYFGECLIWWGLWLLCSSAPFGFWTIVSPIVVTVLLVRVSGVPMLEGHLRTNRPGYDDYVRRTSAFVPWFPKQPEQADGGSNL